In Sporosarcina psychrophila, a genomic segment contains:
- a CDS encoding methyl-accepting chemotaxis protein, with amino-acid sequence MRFFKNMSLKYKLLLTVSIIVLALFTVLTTQSISQLNGQLENDLEQELKSVGLLTAMNLDSEDIDGLLKVQGEDDPEFLKMQSTLDGIREEQGIMFWSYIWEMEDNGVTPIGYTENLNEAYEAGELFTDLAPVHVDTAKLAIKNDQSEVTSIFEDSFGSWRTVFSPLKDESGNTIAVLGIDYSADYIDTIIKKSVTKQIIIAVIGISILLVLLYFTIDRLLLPLKKVVIVADQVANGELNDVDLQITNDEVGQLSQSIKTMVSNLQHVILNIRNTSDHVASSANQLTMNATESYISSTNVSKEMKNIAQNAETSLVMTEETAAAMEETAGGIQQIADSANTASESSLTASIAAEQGNKVVQQVIDQMQLINTSVEQIEETINGLHANSNKISDIVNIITAIAEQTNLLALNAAIEAARAGEHGKGFAVVADEVRRLAEQSSQSAKEIFQLIHMIQTDSNASVTVMEKGKEDVRVGMDYTNEVGEIFKRIVQSADEVADQIREISAASQEISASSEEVVASVNNIKKTSQQSTEFSLNVSQATQEQLVSMQEVKEASASLGQTAEKLQSLITNFKLESED; translated from the coding sequence ATGCGTTTTTTTAAAAACATGTCATTAAAGTATAAGCTTTTACTTACAGTTTCTATTATTGTTTTAGCACTTTTTACTGTTCTAACGACACAAAGTATTTCTCAATTGAATGGCCAGTTAGAAAATGACCTAGAACAAGAGTTAAAAAGTGTTGGCTTATTAACAGCCATGAACCTAGATTCCGAAGATATAGATGGTCTATTGAAAGTTCAAGGGGAAGACGATCCTGAATTTTTGAAAATGCAAAGTACCTTGGATGGCATAAGGGAAGAACAAGGAATCATGTTTTGGAGTTATATATGGGAGATGGAGGATAATGGCGTCACTCCTATCGGCTATACGGAAAATTTGAATGAAGCGTATGAAGCGGGGGAATTGTTTACTGATCTTGCTCCTGTTCATGTAGATACTGCTAAGCTTGCGATTAAAAATGATCAATCAGAGGTAACAAGCATCTTTGAGGACTCATTCGGATCATGGCGAACAGTTTTCAGCCCTCTTAAAGATGAAAGCGGAAATACAATTGCAGTGTTAGGAATTGATTATTCTGCGGATTATATTGATACCATCATTAAAAAAAGTGTTACAAAACAGATTATTATTGCAGTAATCGGAATTTCAATCTTATTAGTATTGCTGTATTTTACAATTGATCGGCTTCTATTACCACTTAAAAAAGTGGTCATTGTTGCAGACCAAGTGGCAAATGGAGAATTGAACGATGTGGATCTCCAGATTACAAATGATGAAGTTGGACAACTTTCACAATCGATAAAAACAATGGTTTCAAATTTGCAACATGTCATATTAAACATTAGAAATACATCTGATCACGTTGCATCATCAGCTAATCAGCTAACTATGAATGCGACAGAATCGTATATTAGTTCAACAAACGTTTCGAAAGAAATGAAGAATATCGCTCAAAATGCTGAAACTTCTTTGGTGATGACTGAAGAAACAGCAGCTGCAATGGAAGAAACAGCAGGTGGCATACAACAAATCGCTGATTCAGCCAATACGGCTTCTGAATCGTCTCTGACAGCCTCAATTGCTGCTGAACAAGGAAATAAGGTTGTCCAACAGGTGATTGATCAAATGCAATTAATTAATACATCTGTAGAACAAATAGAGGAAACTATTAATGGTTTACATGCTAATTCTAATAAGATTAGCGACATTGTGAACATTATTACTGCTATAGCAGAGCAAACAAATTTGTTAGCACTAAACGCTGCTATTGAAGCAGCCAGAGCTGGTGAGCATGGTAAAGGATTTGCTGTCGTTGCAGATGAAGTAAGGCGTTTAGCTGAACAATCATCTCAGTCGGCTAAAGAGATTTTCCAACTAATTCATATGATTCAAACGGATTCTAATGCATCTGTAACCGTGATGGAAAAAGGAAAAGAAGACGTAAGAGTGGGAATGGATTATACGAATGAAGTAGGCGAGATATTTAAAAGGATTGTACAATCTGCAGATGAAGTCGCAGATCAAATCCGGGAAATTTCTGCTGCATCTCAAGAAATTTCTGCATCCTCTGAAGAAGTAGTCGCATCCGTTAATAATATTAAGAAAACATCTCAACAATCTACCGAGTTTTCATTGAATGTCTCACAAGCTACACAAGAACAATTGGTGTCGATGCAAGAAGTGAAAGAAGCATCTGCTTCATTAGGCCAAACTGCGGAGAAGCTGCAGTCCCTAATTACAAACTTTAAATTGGAGAGTGAAGATTAA
- a CDS encoding S66 family peptidase codes for MKRLEKGDTIGIFTPSSPATVTALQRFERAKAFLESKGFVIVEGKLTGQSDVYRSGSPKARADELNELLRDPNIKMIMSTIGGTNSNSMLPYIDYEAFKQNPKLVVGYSDATVILLALYAKTGISTYYGPALIPSFGEFEPLVNDTYQYFEQYFMKETELPYEVPMSPFWSDEPVNWLEKTTEKTLFNNKWVTGHSGVAEGRLIGGNVNSMYGFIGSSYFPTIKQGDILLIEDCMKNASIVEKNFAMLKVQGFFDKVAGIILGKHEQYDDLGTGKQPLDLLIEQLDGMDIPILAEFDTCHTHPMHPLAIGKQVKLDTGAKKVFCTEKWL; via the coding sequence ATGAAACGATTAGAAAAGGGAGATACAATCGGTATATTCACACCATCTTCACCCGCAACTGTTACTGCGTTGCAACGTTTTGAACGTGCAAAAGCATTTTTAGAATCAAAAGGGTTTGTTATTGTAGAAGGTAAATTGACAGGACAGTCTGATGTTTATCGTTCTGGTTCACCTAAAGCACGCGCAGATGAACTAAATGAGCTATTAAGAGATCCGAATATAAAGATGATTATGTCCACAATTGGTGGCACGAACTCTAATAGCATGCTGCCATATATTGATTATGAAGCATTTAAGCAAAATCCAAAGCTAGTCGTTGGGTATTCTGATGCAACGGTTATTTTACTCGCCCTTTATGCAAAAACAGGTATCTCAACATATTATGGACCTGCTTTAATTCCTTCGTTCGGTGAATTTGAACCACTAGTAAATGATACTTATCAATATTTCGAACAATATTTTATGAAAGAGACAGAGCTACCTTATGAAGTGCCAATGTCTCCATTTTGGTCTGATGAGCCTGTGAACTGGTTAGAAAAAACGACAGAGAAAACGCTTTTTAATAATAAGTGGGTGACTGGACATAGTGGTGTTGCAGAAGGACGATTAATAGGTGGCAATGTGAATTCGATGTATGGATTTATTGGCTCTTCTTATTTCCCTACAATTAAACAAGGCGATATTTTATTAATTGAGGATTGTATGAAAAATGCCTCAATTGTTGAGAAGAATTTTGCAATGCTAAAAGTGCAAGGTTTTTTTGATAAAGTTGCTGGTATTATTTTAGGTAAACATGAACAGTATGATGATTTAGGTACTGGCAAGCAGCCATTGGACTTACTGATAGAGCAATTAGATGGGATGGATATTCCCATTTTAGCTGAGTTCGATACGTGCCACACCCACCCAATGCATCCATTAGCTATTGGGAAACAAGTGAAGTTAGATACAGGTGCCAAAAAAGTATTTTGCACGGAAAAATGGTTGTGA